Part of the Geminocystis sp. M7585_C2015_104 genome, ATTCTACTATCGATCGCAATTCCCTCCACGTAAAACTGGCGGACGAGAGCGTTTGTATAGGACCACCACCGAGCAATAAAAGCTATTTGAACATACCCAACATCATAGCGGCGGCTTTGACGAGAGGAGCGGAAGCAATCCACCCGGGATACGGATTTTTGGCGGAAAATGCCCGTTTTGCCCAAATCTGTGCCGATCATAAAATACACTTCATCGGGCCATCGCCGGAGGCCATAATGGCTATGGGGGATAAAGCCACCGCCAAAAAAACTATGCAACAAGCAGGAGTGCCCACCATACCCGGCAGTAAAGGATTGGTAACCGACGAGGCAGAAGCCGCCGCCATAGCCGCCGAAATAGGCTACCCCGTCATTATCAAGGCTACGGCAGGGGGAGGCGGTAGGGGAATGCGTCTAGTGCGCCATGAGAGTGAATTGCCCAGCCTTTTGAAAGCTGCCCAAGGGGAGGCAGAGGCAGCCTTCGGTAATCCAGGGGTGTACATAGAAAAATATATAGAACTTCCCCGTCATATTGAATTTCAAATCCTGGCCGATAGCTATGGCAATGTAGTACACCTAGGGGAAAGAGAATGCTCCATTCAACGACGACACCAGAAACTACTAGAAGAGGCCCCTTCTCCCTTCCTCACCCCCCAACTGCGACAAAAAATGGGAGAAGCCGCCGTCAAGGCTGCTAAGTCCATCAATTACGTAGGGGCCGGCACTGTAGAATTCCTGGTGGACAAACACGGCAACTTCTACTTCATGGAGATGAACACCCGCATCCAGGTAGAACATCCCGTAACCGAGATGATTACAGGAATAGATATAGTAAAAGAACAAATAGCAATAGCCCAGGGGGAAAAATTATCTTTCCGACAAGAGGATATACAACTGAGGGGACATGCGATAGAATGTCGTATCAATGCAGAGGATCCCGACCATGACTTTAGACCACATCCAGGGAAGATTATAGCCTATTTACCCCCCGGTGGCCCAGGAGTGCGGATGGATTCTCACATATATCCGGAATATGAAATACCCCCCTACTACGACTCCCTGATAGGCAAACTTATCGTCTGGGGAGAAAACCGAGATATGGCCATAAGACGAATGCGAAGGGCCTTAAGAGAATGTGCCATTACCGGCGTACCCACTACAATCAAGTTTCACCAAAAGGTACTCAACCACCCAGAATTCATTACTGGCAATGTATATACTAACTTTGTGGAGGAGCATATCCTTAGAAACACGTAAGGGGGAGGGGAAAGAAGAAAAAAGAACAAAATTGCCAGTCCCCCCTCCCTACAGTGAGCCAGGATTATCTTTTTTTGTCCAATTGGCCAGAGTAAAAAGTATTATATACACAAGTATTATGTAAATAGTAGCAACCAAAGGCACTAACATGTTCCCCCCCGTCTGATACAAAAAACACCCAGTCTTCAGGTCAAAACCTCCCCACACCCATGCGGTCCGACCCGCCGTCAGTCTGATGTGCTAGTAATCCAAGGCCACCCCTCGAGGGCGGCATTGTGCCAAAAGGACCACCCCCCGGCACTGGTCTTCTGCCACCAACGGCAAGGACAAAAACAGCACCCCCGGTAGCCCCGACCTAGCTCCCTGGTTGAGGCCTAAAGGAAAACACTTAGATAATAACCAGCACCCTGCCAGTCCAGAGTGAGGGGCAGTCTCCAGGTGTAGACCTTACCCCCAATTAATACCATAACACACTTAGGAGCCAACCTGGCAACGGTTGTCAACAAAAAATCTGGCCACAAGACAAACCATAGCTTAAAATAACAATAAGATATGTAAACTTTCGTAAACTATCATTAGGGATTAGACCCGTCAATGACGACAACAACCTCAATATTCGCCCCCGTGGAAAAGGACTTGTCAATCCTAGTGGCCAATCTCACCAGTCTGATTCAGGCTCAACATCCAATTTTGGGGGCGGCGGCGGAGCATTTGTTTAGTGCTGGTGGTAAGAGAATCCGCCCGGCCATTGTATTACTATTGTCCAAAGCGACACTAAAAGGAGAAGAATTAACTCCCCGTCACCGTCGTTTGGCAGAAATCACTGAAATGATCCACACTGCTAGTCTCGTCCACGATGATGTAGTAGATGAAGCACAAATACGTCGTCAGGTGGCCACCGTCAACAGTCTCTTTGGCAACAAGGTAGCAGTTTTGGCAGGGGATTTCCTTTTTGCCCAGTCATCATGGTATTTAGCCAATTTAGATAACCTGGAGGTAGTAAAACTTTTATCGGAGGTGATTAGAGACTTTGCCGAAGGGGAAATACAACAGGGATTGAGTTGCTTCGACACCAGCATAACTCTGGAAAGGTATCTTCAGAAAAGTTACTATAAAACCGCCTCTCTCATTGCCAACAGTGGTAAAGCCGCTGCAATCCTCAGCAACGTGGAAGAAGAAATAGCCAACCAGGTGTACAACTACGGGAAAAATCTGGGATTGGCCTTTCAGATTGTAGATGACATTCTAGACTTCACCTCCCCCACGGAAGTATTAGGGAAACCCGCCGGCAGTGACTTGGCTAGTGGCAATCTCACAGCGCCAGTTTTATTCGCTATGGAGGAAAAACCCCAGCTAAAAGTCCTCATTGAAAGGGAATTCGGCCAAGAGGGAGACTTGGAAAAGGCCCTCCAGTTAGTCCATGAAAGTAATGGCATCGAAAAAGCCAGACAGTTGGCCCACCATTACAGTCAATTGGCAGCAGAAAATCTTAAATGTCTTCCCCCCTCCCCCGCAAGAGACTCCCTCCACGAGTTGACCCACTACGTAGTCAGCCGCGTAAAATAGTCCTATTGCGCCTACCCAAAAATTATCACAGAACTGTCTAGTTTTCCTATCACCTCAGTGGTAACATCGCTCACTGCTAGTCCCCCTGCTGTACGATATTGTGTATACTCAAGCAATACAAGCTCCACCTCCTCCTCAACAGCCGTGCGAATGATGGTATCCGCCGGCGATGCAGTGGCTTTTATTTTTATCTGTGCCTCCCCGTGATAGCCAAAACCTCCTAAAGTCGTCCTCAGCACATTTTCCAGTGCCTCTGTGTGACCTTTACCCCCTTCCTGAATATACAGTACTGTAACTGTGCCGCCGTTGTTTTGCGCAAGCAGACTACCTAAGGCAATCATTTTCAGTGTCTTTTGTTCCAGGTTTTCTACGGGCACCAGAATTTTCTTAAGACTGCTAGGAGAATTCAATAATTTTACCACCGCCACTGGACAGTGAGAAGACCATAACACCTTATCCACGATATTGCCAAAAATCCTAGCCTGGACACTGGTTGAGCTGGGGCTCCATCCAAGGATAATCAAATCCCCCTCTTTTTCCCTCGCTACACGACAAATGGCCTCAGCAAAGTCATCATCAATACGAATAACTGGTTCCATCACCACCCCGTATTCTTTACCATACTTCAAAGCCCTTTTGATTAAACGTTCACTTTCCTGTAATTCGTCCTGTAGCATAGGGTCATCCAGATGAGCCCTTGCCCTCACCACTGACAGGGCAATCACCTTTCCCCTTTGAAAAGAAGACAAAATGGCGGCTAGTTCCATCAGCCCTCTTTGATTTTTCGGACTGGATAATGGGAGTACAATGGTTCCAAGCTTCAAAGGGAAAACACCCTCATCCTCAAAGGCCGCCCCCGACTCCCTTCTTTCAGCCAGCCGTGAATCTATCTCTGGCTGGAGCAATTTAGGAGCAAACCTACTGGTTAAGATTGGCCCCCCTACGGAGGTTACCAACATCATCACGATTACAGAATTGAATACGGCCTTAGGCAGAATTCCCGCCTCAATCCCCACCACCGTAGCTGCCAAAGTTGCCGCCACCTGCGGTAGAGAAAGTGACCACATGGTCAAACACTGATCCCAGCTGTAGTTGAATACCAATTTGGGGATCCAACTGGCAATAAACTTGCTAAGAATTAGTGTGCTGACAATCCCTATAGTAAGCAGAGAGTTTTCGCCGAAAATAGTCAAAAATTCCGATACCTTCAGCAGTAAGCCTATATAAACGAAGAAACAGGGGATAAACAGGGTGCTACCCACAAATTCTATTTTCTCCTTGACCACACCCTGGCCTACTACCCTATTTACCGCCAACCCCGCTAAAAATGCCCCCACAATCTGGTCAACATGAATTAGTTGCGCGCCAACGGAAGCCAAGAAAACAGCTAACAACACGAAGAGAAACTGATTGCTTTCTTCCTCCCCCGTGCGACGGAAATACTCCCTGCCAGCGTAGGCAAACCCAAACAAGACTATCACACAGTAAATAGCTAAATTGAATAACAAACCAATCAAGGTCGCCAAGGTGAATTGGCCACTTCCTACCGCCACACAAATGGCTAACACTACTAAGGCTCCAATGTCAGTAAAAATAGTAGCCCCAATGGTAGCTATTACCGCCTCATTATTGACTACCCCCAAACGGGTGACAATGGGATAAGCCAAAAGGGTATGAGAAGCTAGAAGTGAGCCCAACAATATCGAGGCATTCCACCCCATCTGGAAGGCTAGGCCCAATAATGTGCCCATTGACAAGGGGACAATGAAAGTGGTAAAACCGAAGAGGAGTGACTTGTTCCTGGCTTTGCGGAAGTCCTCCACGTCGATTTCTAAACCCGCCACAAACATCAAATAGATTTTCCCTATATCGGCCAGCAGCTTCACCGCCTCACTATTTTTGTCCAGCAATCCCAATCCATCTTCTCCAAAAATCACCCCGGCAAACAATAATCCCACTAAACCCGGCAGTCTGATTTTCTCAAAAATGGGGGGAAATACCAGAATCAGTAATAGCAGGATAGTAAAACTGGCTAGAGGCGCCTTCAACACAGTGGCAAATAACATAGTCTTGTCACAAAAAAATAGCCTGAAAAGGGCACAGGTCCATTATGTATTATGTAATAAGAAAACAAGTCTTTTTAACTTCTTGGCTTTATGCCTGATTTTCTCAGCGAATCCGATTTACAATCTATATACGAAAAGATACAAGACCTCCAGCAGAGACTTAGTCAATTAGAACAAAGGAATCAAACAGTAATTATATCGGGGGGAAAGCCCAATATACAACCCCAACCCCTGAGGATTACCCAAGAAGAATTGGTTAACATTTACAATTATGCCCCACAAATCCTCCTTGCCTATGTTACCCCTGTTGCCGTCACTGCCCACACCTATACACAACAAGACCCCCACCAGGTTACCCTAGAGTATAGTCCTAGTGGCCATTATTGGGTTGTTTTAACGGAAACGGAGGCAGGCAAATCCTACTGGCTTTTACCCCATGGTGGCAGGAGAATTGATTTCAACCGTCTTAGAAGTCGCATAGAATTGTTGTTTGACCTTCAGGGAGACAGCCATTATCTTAACACCAACTTCAACCTTGAGAAACCCGCTCAACTCCGTATTTTACCAGGTGGTACCTCTTGGCAACTAGTAGAAAAAGGATATATCATCTCCGGTAAAGTTTCCCCCGCCCAAAAAATACTATCGGAAATAGAAAATTTGCGAGATTCCCAAGGGAAAATCCCCGATTCTTTCAATTCTCTCTTAGAAAATATACAAAATATAAGTAAATACAACAGCGAAGATAAAAATATTAATGCCGAAATAAAAAAAATAAAGGAAAGTTTAACCCAAGTAATCGACCGGGTAATAGAATATAAATCTTATTTTACGGAAAAACTTAACAAAACTAATGAGGAGCTGGAGCAAAAGCTCAGAGAATATAGGGAAACTGCAGAAAAAAATACCCAGCTATTGGCCAGTTCCAAAGAGCTAAGCCTGACAAGGCTTACTCAACAATGTCAACATATAGAGAATAAAATTGTGCAAATGGATATGCAGCTCGCCGCTAAACTTCAACAACAAGATAAAACCATCCGGTATCTCAAAACGGGTGTTATTTGTCTGTTTCTGTTGGAGGGGTTTCTTCTGGCAATTGTATCCGTGACGTTACTGGCAATATTTTTCGACAGTTGAGGGGGCTCAGTTTACAAGTCTTAACAAAATTAGTCGAAAAGAGGCGGAGGATTTTGTTAAACTGAGATCTAATTGAAATTAGGGTAAAAAAAACTTAAACCACAGGCAGGAGAAAATGGTAACAACCGTAAAAACCCCAGAATTCGAGGAAATTCGGCCGGGGGTGAAAGCGCCAGCCAAGGAAACCCTCCTCACTCCTCGTTTCTACACCACCGACTTTGAAGAAATGGAGAAAATGGACATCAGTGCCAACGAGGAGGAGTTAAAAGCTATTCTCGCCGAATTTAGGGAGGACTATAATCGTAATCACTTTGTAAGAACAGAAGAATTCAACCAGTCGTGGGATCACATTGATGGTGAAACCCGTCGTCTTTTCATAGAATTTCTAGAAAGATCCTGCACTGCCGAGTTTTCCGGTTTCCTGTTATACAAAGAATTGGGAAGACGTTTAAAAGATAAAAACCCCATCCTGGCAGAGTGTTTCACCCTAATGTCACGGGATGAGGCGCGTCATGCCGGCTTTTTAAACAAGGCCATGTCTGATTTCAATTTAACCCTGGATTTAGGCTTTTTAACAAAAACCCGTAAGTATACCTTTTTTAAACCTAAATTTATCTTCTACGCCACCTACTTGTCCGAGAAAATCGGCTACTGGCGCTATATTACCATATACCGTCATCTGGAGCAACACCCCGAACACTGCATCTACCCCATATTCAAGTTTTTTGAAAACTGGTGTCAGGATGAAAATCGTCACGGAGACTTCTTCGACGCTATCCTCCGCGCCCAACCCCAATTCTTAAATGACTGGAAAGCTAAACTGTGGTGTCGTTTCTTCCTCCTGTCCGTATTTGCCACTATGTATCTAAATGATCAACAAAGGGCAGGTTTCTACAAGGCTATTGGTTTGGACGCCAAGGAGTACGACAAACATGTTATAAAGAAGACCAACAACACCGCTGCTAAGGTCTTCCCTGTCATCCTAAATGTAGACAATCCCAAATTCTACCAACTTCTGGACATTTGTGTTGCCAACGGTGAGCAATTGAGGGCTATTGATGCCAGTAATGCCATTGCCCCCATTAAATTCCTCCGCAAGTTGCCTCTGTATATATCCAATGTAGTCCAGTTCATTCGTCTTTATCTCATGAAACCCATCGAAGTTAAACACCAAGAGGGCTATGTAGCCTAATTCTCCATCACTGCCATTGTCACCCATATCCCCCAACCTCCCAAGGGGGGTATTTTTTTGTCATTCTCGGGGAAATATAAAGATTGGATAAAGATACCCGGTTTTTTGAGTAAAATCCCCAGGTAGGCTCTATGCTATAATGGGAAATAGAGTAGTCCGGTTCAAGTATAAGTTCCACTAAACCAACGGCCAAAAGCCGACTTCGCGGCGGTTTTTCGTCATTTTCATCCTCTTTTCCTGGTCTGTAGTTGTGCATATCGGGAGTGACTCAAGTGATTTCCATCTCGCTGCCCATAAAAATAGGCAACTGGAAAACCGTAAGTTTCCCCTCCACCCTCTACCTTTCTCCCGTGCTGGATATTCTACTAAATAAAGTCCCTAAACCCCTACGTGCAGAGATTAGGCTAGGACTACAAGAAGCCCTAGTCAATGCTGCTAAACACGGCAACAAACTTGACCCCAGTAAACCAGTGGTGGTCAAGTTTTGTTATAAAAGGGGGGAATACTCTTGGATAGTGTGCGATCAGGGGGAGGGTTTTTCGCAATCCCGTAGTTGTCCGCTAAACCAGCCCGACTTGCCCCCAGAAGAGGCAGAAAACGGACGGGGTTTATGCATCCTCCATCAGATTTTTGACAAAGTCCACTGGGATAGACAAGGTCGTCGGGTTAAACTGTCTAAGTATGTTCCCTTTTCATCCCTACTCAGGTTTATCTGAGTTTTTTTTGTGTCCATGAGTAGGACAGGGTAGGGGATGGATAGTTTTATTTAACCATCCCTGTGCCTGGCTGATCCTCTCTAGGGCCTCTTGTGTCTCCCCCTTTAGCAGGTATATCAACGCCGCCGTCAATTGTTGCAAGGCTTGAGCCTGTCTATCATTTTTCAGCCGATGCCAATCCCTAGGACTAATAGCAGTTCGCTGTGCCAGAATCCGAGCAATCTCCAGATTACTCATGTTCTCCAGGGCATCTTTAGTTTTAGTTTCCAAAGGCCAATTCATGTCCTATAATTCCCCTTGATGTCATTTCTGACCATCAATTATATTTTTATATTCGTTGTATTCCAACTATTGTAGAATGTCCCGCCCAGAAGAAAAAAACTCTCACCCCCCGCAGCCAGATTTAACCGAGGCTATTGCCCAGATAGAAACACAACTGGAAAGACTAAAACAACGTTATCAACAGGTTATCACAGCCCAAGAGAGAAAAGAAGAACTCCTTGCTAGAAAGAAAGAGATAGAAAGCCAAATAAAAGAAAATCGTCGGGAATCCCTAAAAAGTGAGTTATATTACCTGCAAAAGGAATTAGAAGAAATTGAGGTGCGTCTAGAAAGTCAGCTGTTCAAGTGGAGTAGTTTGAGTGAACCCTTCTGGCAGGCAGTGCGTTTTCTGGGATTGGGCATAGTCATAGGCTGGATTCTCAAAAGTTTGGCGGGAAATTGAATCATGAATAACAACGAAAAAATCTACTGGTTGGCTTGGTCAAAAATTAAGGGCGTTGGCGCCTCTTCCCTCAAGAAAATCTACGACCACTTCGGCAGTGTTGAGGCAGCATGGAGGGCAAGCCCAAAAGAATTTGGGGCCATACCGGGCATAAACCAGAAAATCCTAAATGCCATTATTGGGGGAAAACCTAAGATAAATCCGGAAAATCTATATAAAGAACACCTCAAAAAAAACCCCAAATTTTTAACCCCCACAGACGAACAATACCCCCAATTGTTATTAGAAATCCCAAGTCCACCACCAGTGCTGTATTACAAAGGGACAATCAACATACAAGAAAGCAAAGGGATAATCCCAGCAATAGCCATAGTGGGCACAAGAAGCCCCACAGAACATGGAAGGCGTTGGACCTACAATGTAAGCAAGGCACTAGCTCAAAAAGGGTTTACTATAGTTTCAGGATTGGCAGAGGGCATCGACAGTTATGCCCACCGCGGTTGCCTGGATGGCGGGGGAAAAACAGTGGCAGTGTTGGGCAATGGGTTAGATAGGGCATATCCCCGCTGCAATCAAAGCCTAATGGAAGAAATAGCCGCCAAGGGGCTGATCTTAACAGAATATGAATACGGAATGAATCCAGAGAGAGGAAATTTCCCCGCCCGCAATCGCATAATCGCAGGCATGTGTAGGGCAGTGTTAATAATGGAGGCGCCAGAAAAATCAGGAGCCCTCATTACGGCATACTATGCCAATGAATTCAACCGGGATGTGTACATTCTTCCCAACAGTCCAGATGAACCAAAGGCAAGAGGCTGTCTCAGACTAATCCACAACGGCGCCCAAGTAATAATCAGTGAGGAGGAATTATTGACAAATCTAGGGGCAATACCCCAAATAGAACAACTACAACCACAACAGTTGTCTCTCTTCTCCCCAAAAGACAGCAACCCCCAACCTAACACCCCGCCAACCCCCCTTTCCCCCCTTAGCCCCAAGGAGGAGCAGGTGTATGGCGTAATACAAAAGGACCCCCTCCCCCTAGACTTGATTGTACACCTGTCGGGATTGGAGGCAAAAGAGGTGTCGAGTATCCTCCTCCAACTGGAATTGGCGGGTTTAATCAGTCAACTACCCGGAATGATGTACTGTCGGTGTTGATTGTAGACGTTGTTGGCGATACTCCCGCATCATCCTCACAAACTGTTCAAAAAGGTAATCGGCATCATGGGGCCCAGGACTCGCCTCGGGATGGTATTGTACAGAGAAGAAGGGGAGTTTCTTGTGTCTGATACCGGCCACTGTGAGGTCGTTTAGGTTAAAGTGGGTAATCTCCACATCCTCGGGAAGGGACTCTTGAGAAACGGCAAATCCATGATTCTGACTCGTGATTTCCACTTTCTGTCGCAAACCAGCAGGATGATTTAAACCCCGATGGCCGAATTTCAGCTTAAAAGTCTCGGCGCCCAAAGATAAACTTAGAAGCTGATGTCCCATGCAAATACCAAAAATAGGCTTTTTGGCCTCTAGCAGGGCTCTCACCGTGGCAATTCCCTCCTTTACCGCCGCCGGATCTCCAGGGCCATTGGACAGAAAAATCCCATCTGGAGCGTATGCCAAAATCTCTTCCGGAGGGGTATCCGCAGGTACTACTATGACCTTACAACCGTAACTAGCGAGACGCCGCAGAATATTCCGTTTAATACCGAAGTCGATGGCTACGACGGTATATTGCTCCTTTTCAGCAAGGGCAGCCTTAGGATTAAACTCCCATTGTGGACTAGTAGGTTCTGTCCACTCGTATACTTCCTTAGTAGTGACGTGCCCCACTAGATTTAAACCAGCCATGGGAGGAACATCTTGTAGTTTGCGCAACAGTTCCTCCCCATCCAATATTTCCGTAGAAATGGCCCCATTCATGGCGCCATAAATGCGAATCCGACGGGTTAAATCCCGGGTATCTATGCCAAAAATACCCACAATGTTGTGTTGTTTGAGATACTCCGGCAAAGATTGAGTGGCGCGCCAGTTACTGGGACGGAAACAGATATTACGGGCCACAATACCTCTTACCTGGGGCCTATCTGACTCCTCGTCCTCCCCATTGACACCAGTGTTGCCCAGTTCAGGATAGGTGAAAGTCACAATTTGTCCACAATAGCTAGGATCAGTCAAAACCTCCTGATAGCCCGTCATGCCAGTATTAAATACCACCTCTCCCATGGTAGTGCCATTGGCTCCACAGGAAAAACCCCTATACACACTACCATCCGCCAGCACCAATATAGCCGGTTTATAATCGAAAAGTTGCATGGTCTGTTATAGTTCTAAAGGTTTCCAGGAAA contains:
- the sds gene encoding solanesyl diphosphate synthase, whose translation is MTTTTSIFAPVEKDLSILVANLTSLIQAQHPILGAAAEHLFSAGGKRIRPAIVLLLSKATLKGEELTPRHRRLAEITEMIHTASLVHDDVVDEAQIRRQVATVNSLFGNKVAVLAGDFLFAQSSWYLANLDNLEVVKLLSEVIRDFAEGEIQQGLSCFDTSITLERYLQKSYYKTASLIANSGKAAAILSNVEEEIANQVYNYGKNLGLAFQIVDDILDFTSPTEVLGKPAGSDLASGNLTAPVLFAMEEKPQLKVLIEREFGQEGDLEKALQLVHESNGIEKARQLAHHYSQLAAENLKCLPPSPARDSLHELTHYVVSRVK
- a CDS encoding anti-sigma regulatory factor; this translates as MISISLPIKIGNWKTVSFPSTLYLSPVLDILLNKVPKPLRAEIRLGLQEALVNAAKHGNKLDPSKPVVVKFCYKRGEYSWIVCDQGEGFSQSRSCPLNQPDLPPEEAENGRGLCILHQIFDKVHWDRQGRRVKLSKYVPFSSLLRFI
- the acsF gene encoding magnesium-protoporphyrin IX monomethyl ester (oxidative) cyclase, which gives rise to MVTTVKTPEFEEIRPGVKAPAKETLLTPRFYTTDFEEMEKMDISANEEELKAILAEFREDYNRNHFVRTEEFNQSWDHIDGETRRLFIEFLERSCTAEFSGFLLYKELGRRLKDKNPILAECFTLMSRDEARHAGFLNKAMSDFNLTLDLGFLTKTRKYTFFKPKFIFYATYLSEKIGYWRYITIYRHLEQHPEHCIYPIFKFFENWCQDENRHGDFFDAILRAQPQFLNDWKAKLWCRFFLLSVFATMYLNDQQRAGFYKAIGLDAKEYDKHVIKKTNNTAAKVFPVILNVDNPKFYQLLDICVANGEQLRAIDASNAIAPIKFLRKLPLYISNVVQFIRLYLMKPIEVKHQEGYVA
- a CDS encoding cation:proton antiporter gives rise to the protein MLFATVLKAPLASFTILLLLILVFPPIFEKIRLPGLVGLLFAGVIFGEDGLGLLDKNSEAVKLLADIGKIYLMFVAGLEIDVEDFRKARNKSLLFGFTTFIVPLSMGTLLGLAFQMGWNASILLGSLLASHTLLAYPIVTRLGVVNNEAVIATIGATIFTDIGALVVLAICVAVGSGQFTLATLIGLLFNLAIYCVIVLFGFAYAGREYFRRTGEEESNQFLFVLLAVFLASVGAQLIHVDQIVGAFLAGLAVNRVVGQGVVKEKIEFVGSTLFIPCFFVYIGLLLKVSEFLTIFGENSLLTIGIVSTLILSKFIASWIPKLVFNYSWDQCLTMWSLSLPQVAATLAATVVGIEAGILPKAVFNSVIVMMLVTSVGGPILTSRFAPKLLQPEIDSRLAERRESGAAFEDEGVFPLKLGTIVLPLSSPKNQRGLMELAAILSSFQRGKVIALSVVRARAHLDDPMLQDELQESERLIKRALKYGKEYGVVMEPVIRIDDDFAEAICRVAREKEGDLIILGWSPSSTSVQARIFGNIVDKVLWSSHCPVAVVKLLNSPSSLKKILVPVENLEQKTLKMIALGSLLAQNNGGTVTVLYIQEGGKGHTEALENVLRTTLGGFGYHGEAQIKIKATASPADTIIRTAVEEEVELVLLEYTQYRTAGGLAVSDVTTEVIGKLDSSVIIFG
- the carA gene encoding glutamine-hydrolyzing carbamoyl-phosphate synthase small subunit — protein: MQLFDYKPAILVLADGSVYRGFSCGANGTTMGEVVFNTGMTGYQEVLTDPSYCGQIVTFTYPELGNTGVNGEDEESDRPQVRGIVARNICFRPSNWRATQSLPEYLKQHNIVGIFGIDTRDLTRRIRIYGAMNGAISTEILDGEELLRKLQDVPPMAGLNLVGHVTTKEVYEWTEPTSPQWEFNPKAALAEKEQYTVVAIDFGIKRNILRRLASYGCKVIVVPADTPPEEILAYAPDGIFLSNGPGDPAAVKEGIATVRALLEAKKPIFGICMGHQLLSLSLGAETFKLKFGHRGLNHPAGLRQKVEITSQNHGFAVSQESLPEDVEITHFNLNDLTVAGIRHKKLPFFSVQYHPEASPGPHDADYLFEQFVRMMREYRQQRLQSTPTVHHSG
- the dprA gene encoding DNA-protecting protein DprA, translating into MNNNEKIYWLAWSKIKGVGASSLKKIYDHFGSVEAAWRASPKEFGAIPGINQKILNAIIGGKPKINPENLYKEHLKKNPKFLTPTDEQYPQLLLEIPSPPPVLYYKGTINIQESKGIIPAIAIVGTRSPTEHGRRWTYNVSKALAQKGFTIVSGLAEGIDSYAHRGCLDGGGKTVAVLGNGLDRAYPRCNQSLMEEIAAKGLILTEYEYGMNPERGNFPARNRIIAGMCRAVLIMEAPEKSGALITAYYANEFNRDVYILPNSPDEPKARGCLRLIHNGAQVIISEEELLTNLGAIPQIEQLQPQQLSLFSPKDSNPQPNTPPTPLSPLSPKEEQVYGVIQKDPLPLDLIVHLSGLEAKEVSSILLQLELAGLISQLPGMMYCRC
- the accC gene encoding acetyl-CoA carboxylase biotin carboxylase subunit, whose translation is MPFSKILIANRGEIALRIIHSCEEMGIATVAVHSTIDRNSLHVKLADESVCIGPPPSNKSYLNIPNIIAAALTRGAEAIHPGYGFLAENARFAQICADHKIHFIGPSPEAIMAMGDKATAKKTMQQAGVPTIPGSKGLVTDEAEAAAIAAEIGYPVIIKATAGGGGRGMRLVRHESELPSLLKAAQGEAEAAFGNPGVYIEKYIELPRHIEFQILADSYGNVVHLGERECSIQRRHQKLLEEAPSPFLTPQLRQKMGEAAVKAAKSINYVGAGTVEFLVDKHGNFYFMEMNTRIQVEHPVTEMITGIDIVKEQIAIAQGEKLSFRQEDIQLRGHAIECRINAEDPDHDFRPHPGKIIAYLPPGGPGVRMDSHIYPEYEIPPYYDSLIGKLIVWGENRDMAIRRMRRALRECAITGVPTTIKFHQKVLNHPEFITGNVYTNFVEEHILRNT